A segment of the Kiloniellales bacterium genome:
AAACCTTGACATATGTGCGATCTGATAATATGTAATACGCGAAATAGATATATCTCTGGGAACCGAAGCCATGAGCGGCAAGGCCGGACAGACGACAGAAAGCGCTCCCGACGATCCCAGGGCCTACGAGCGGCCGTCGGTCACGGTCGACCTGGCGCTGCTTTCGGTCCGCGAGGGGCGTCTGAGCGTGCTCCTGCTGCGCCGCGACCGGGCGCCGTTCCAGGGTGCCTGGTCTCTGCCGGGCGGCTTCGTGCGCATCGACGAATCGCTCGAAGAAGCGGCGGAGCGGATTCTGCGCGAGAAGGCGCAGATGTCCGGCGTCTTCATGGAGCAGCTCTTCACCTTCGGCGCGATCGACCGCGACCCCCGCGCCCGCGTCATCACCGTGGCCTACTACGCCCTGGTGGAAGCCGGGCGGTTCGACGAGGCACTGAAAGCCTCGGCCGAGCTTTCCTTGTTTGAAATCCTCGTGCCCTGGGCGGGCGAGACCGGGGGCGCGGTCGCCATCTGCTCCGCCGACGGCGAGACCGAGCCGCTCGCCTTCGACCACGCCGAGATCCTCGGCATGGCGGTCAAGCGGCTGCGCGGCAAGCTGGACTACAGCCCGGTCGGCTTCGAGCTTCTGCCGGAGCGCTTCACCCTGCGCCAGCTCCAGGAGGTCCACGAGGCGATCCTCAATCGCCGCATGAACAAGCCCGCCTTCCGCCGCCGGATGCTCGACAAGGGCGTCCTGCAGGCGACCGGAGAGCGGGAGAGCGGAGTCACCTACCGGCCGGCCGAGCTCTATCGCTTCCTCGCGCCGAAAGCCGCCGGTCCGGGCCAGAACCAGGAGGGTTGAGACATGGCCGAGATCCGCCGCTATCCCTTTCTGCGCCACCTGCGCAGCGAAGCCAGCGTTCACGTGACCCACTACCGCAAGGGCCGCAAGCACAGGGCGGGCAGGGGCCTGGCCTTCTGGTTCCGCCCCGACGGCGCCAGCATCGCCGAGATCCCGATGGACGACCGCGACATGCCCTTTCTGTTCCGGGGCCGCTCCAAGGACTTTCAGGAGGTCACGGTGCAGGGGCTGATCACCTGGCGGGTCGCCGATCCCGAGGGGCTCGCCGAGCGCCTGGACTTCACGATCGACTTGAAGACCGGCGCCTATCTCAATGAACCTATTGACCAGGTTGCGAGCCTCTTGACCGGGCTCGCACGTCAGGAGGCGCTGCGCTACCTGGCGGAGCTGCCGATCGGCGAGCTGCTGGAAAATGGCCCGGCGCCGGTCCAGGCCTGCGTCGAGCGCGGCCTGACCTCGGCCGAGCGCCTGACCGATATGGGGATCGAGGCGGTCACGGTCCGCCTAGCGGACCTGGCGCCCTCGGCCGAGCTGGACCGGGCCCTGCAGACCCCGACCTTCGAGGCCCTGCAGCAGCGCGCCGATCAGGCAACCTTCGAGCGCCGGGCCCTGGCGGTCGAGAAGGAGCGGGCGATCGCCGAGAACGAGCTGCAGAACCGCATCGAACTCGCACGCCGGGAAAGCCAGCTCATCGCCCAGGAAGACGAGAACGCCCGCAACCGCGCGACCGGCGAGGCCGAGGCCCGGCAGATCGCGGCGGCCGGGGAGGCCGAGCGGATCCGGGTCGTCGGCCAGGCCCGCGCCGAGACCGAGAAGGCGCGCATGGAGGTCTACCGCGACCTGCCGCGCGACGTCCTCCTGGCCCTGGCGGCCCGGGAGTTCGCCGGCAAGCTGACCTCGATCGAGCACCTCAGCGTCACGCCGGACCTGCTGGGCAGCCTGCTGGGCTATCTGGCCCGTGCGGGAGCCAAGCGCCTCGAGCACGACGCCCAGACGGGCGCCGACTAGGCGGGCGGGCCATGGCCAGCACCGCGGCCCGCGCCGTGGTCGTGACGCGCGAGACAGACTACGAAGCTCTGCTCGCGCGCCACGCCACCCGGGAGCAGGCGCGCTTCTTCCTGAAAAGCCGCGGCCAGAGCCTGGAGGCGGTCGAGGCGCGCCACACACGATTCCAGGCCGCGCTGCAACAGGTCCGCACGGCGATCCCGCTGGACTGGCGTCGCTCCCTGATCCGCCGGGGCGACCTGGACCGCTTCCTCTTCGGCCCCGAGGATGTGGTGATCGCGGTCGGCCAGGACGGCCTGGTTGCCAACCTGGCGAAGTACCTGGACGGGCAGCCGGTCCTGGGGATCAACCCGGAGCCGGAGGTCAATCCCGGGCTCCTGGTGCCGCTGCCACCGGCGGCGACCGGCGGGCTTCTGCTGCCGGCGGCCGAGGGCACGGCGGATCTGGAGCCCCGTACCATGGCCGAGGCCCGCCTGGACGACGGCCAGAGCCTTCTGGCCCTCAACGAGATCTTCGTAGGCCATCGCAGCCACCAGTCGGCCCGCTACCGGCTGTCCCGGGACGGGCAGGTCGAGGAACAGTCCTCTTCCGGGATCATCGTCGCCACCGGGACCGGGGCCACGGGCTGGGCCCGCTCGATCATGGAGAGCCGCCGGATCACTCTGGAGCTCGATCCCGTCGCACGCGAACTCGGGTTCTTCGTCCGCGAGCCCTGGCCCAGCGCGACCACCGGCACCGCCCTGTCGGCCGGCCGGCTGGGCGACGGCGCCGCACTCGAGGTGCTGTCGCACATGCAAAGCGGCGGCGTGGTCTTCGCCGACGGCATCGAGGCCGACCACCTCGGCTTCGACTGGGGCCGCCGGCTCGAGGTCCGCGTCGCCGAACGGCGCCTCAACCTGGTGAGGGGATAGCCGGCTCGAGAATTGACAAGCCACGGCCGGACAAGCCTAGGATCGTCTAAGTCCGGCGGTGTCCGGGGAACAGGGGCTGGGATGACGCAGGACCGGCAGAGCTTGGAAGCCCTCAAGGCGGAGCTGCGCGCGCTGCCCGGAACGCCGGCGGAAGAGGCGCACACGCTGCCGCCCGGCGCCTTCACCTCCGAGGCCTTTTTCGCCTTGGAGCAGGAACACCTCTTCCGGCGCGAATGGGTCTGCCTGGGGCACGAGTCCGACATCCCGGCGCCCGGCGACTACTTCACGAGCGAGCTGGCCGGCGAGCCCCTGATCGTCTGCCGTGACGCCGACGGGCCGGTCCGCGTGCTGTCCAACGTCTGCCGTCACCGTGGCACCGTTCTCCTGCAAGGCGCTGGAAACAAACGTGTTTTTGTGTGCCCTTACCACGCCTGGAGCTACGGGCTCGACGGCCGCT
Coding sequences within it:
- a CDS encoding NUDIX domain-containing protein yields the protein MSGKAGQTTESAPDDPRAYERPSVTVDLALLSVREGRLSVLLLRRDRAPFQGAWSLPGGFVRIDESLEEAAERILREKAQMSGVFMEQLFTFGAIDRDPRARVITVAYYALVEAGRFDEALKASAELSLFEILVPWAGETGGAVAICSADGETEPLAFDHAEILGMAVKRLRGKLDYSPVGFELLPERFTLRQLQEVHEAILNRRMNKPAFRRRMLDKGVLQATGERESGVTYRPAELYRFLAPKAAGPGQNQEG
- a CDS encoding SPFH domain-containing protein, with translation MAEIRRYPFLRHLRSEASVHVTHYRKGRKHRAGRGLAFWFRPDGASIAEIPMDDRDMPFLFRGRSKDFQEVTVQGLITWRVADPEGLAERLDFTIDLKTGAYLNEPIDQVASLLTGLARQEALRYLAELPIGELLENGPAPVQACVERGLTSAERLTDMGIEAVTVRLADLAPSAELDRALQTPTFEALQQRADQATFERRALAVEKERAIAENELQNRIELARRESQLIAQEDENARNRATGEAEARQIAAAGEAERIRVVGQARAETEKARMEVYRDLPRDVLLALAAREFAGKLTSIEHLSVTPDLLGSLLGYLARAGAKRLEHDAQTGAD